The genomic interval TACCGCACGGGCGCCCGAAAGAAGCTGATGTAAGGCGCTGTGTCACGTGGCGCGGAGCGCGGCAACAGCACTTCTAATAGAGCCGCATCGGAGCCATCCAACGCCCGAACGACGTTCGTAATTGTGGCGAGGGCCCTCTCCGATTGGAGAGCCGTGCTCTCGGCTTCCGAGCCATAAGGACAGTAGCTGAGAACGGCCACCTCACTGTCGATATCGAGTCCGACGACTGCGCCCCAGTTCCGCACACCAGCATGCGCTTCAAGAGCCCGCAAAGCGCCGCCGATGGTGTCCGAGTGGCGCATGAGCAGGCCAAGTAGCCCGAGCGAGGCCAATGTCGCGCGCTGTCCAACAAGGAGCCCGAGATGGTGACAACCCGTCCTCTCGGCTCCCAGAGCGATCAGGCGACCGAGAGAAACGTATGGGACAGGGGTCCTGCCGCCGTCGAAGGTCAGAGGATCAAGCCCCGCCTCGGCGAGCAGTTCGTCCAAATTGGCGCCCAGTTCGACGAGAGTGAGGTAGACCGCTTGCGCGACCCCGGGGCGAGTCAAGCCAATGAGAGATGGCCTCTCGTGCGATCGGATGTCTCCAACGACCGCGGGCGGGCGTTGGCGCACAATTGAACCTGATTTCTCGGACGACGACGTGATGTGCCCCCCTGATTCGAGGCCAAGCCTGCGTACTTATGCTTGTATTATTTAACATTGCAATGATCATTTCATACGAATTGCCTTGGGAGAGCGTAATTTTCATTCCCCCTCGGGCACAAACTTCAATCACGCCACCATTGTCGTCGGATCGACGCTCGCCCGTCGTGAAGACCACGGCAGCCGCCCTGAATACGAGCAGGCTCCAGGCCACCCACGTTGCCTCGACGAGGCCACGAAGGGCGACCGCTTCTGGGCCTATGTCACCGACAGCCTGTCACCTGTGTTGAAGCCCGGCGATACGATGATCCTGGACGATTACGGAGCTCAGAAGGAGGTGGGCAAGCGCGACAGCATCCAAACTGCCGGCGTGCAGTTGCTGCTCAGATTTACGGCCCTTTTCCCTGGAGATCATACGTCAACTTTAAATCGTTTCGATCACGCAATCGTAATTTAGAGGTTTTCAGCCACCCTCCAGATAAATAGCAGCACAAAGCTTGGAACTGATCGAATAAGCCGAGCCAAACAGTGGCTCGCTGCACATGCTCCACGCCGCCGCCGAAATGACAGCATCCGTTTGCAAAGACTTCGCTCAATGTCCTCTTGGATCAAGCAACGCGATCGAGGCTGTCATACGATCCGAGCGACGTATTCTGGGACTGCCGTTCCTACGGATCGGCATCTCGGCGTGCCCCGGGCCGCACCCACATGTCGCGAGGTCAAAAGCCATGACCCTCAGGATTTTACCGCCCCTTCTACTTGTCGCATGCCTGGCCTCGCCCGCGCTTGCTCAGTCGGCGATTGACCGGGGCCAGCCAGCGGCCCTCATCCATGGCAACTATTGCGGGCTCGGCAATAACGCGCCGCGGCCGCCGATCGATGCGCTTGATGCCGCCTGCGCGCGCCACGACGCCTGCACTCCTGCCGGCGGCCTGCCGTCGCCAGCCTGCAATCTGCGGTTCAAGCGCGAGACGGCATTCATTTCGCGTGATCCGCGACAGCCCGACGACCTGCGCGCGTTGGCAGGCTTCATGTCCGCCAGCGCGGCTCTTCTACCCTTCGATCCAGTTGCCCCGGTCGTTGGCACCAGCATGCCGGCATCCGGTCCGTATGGACCATCTTCGCCCGGTCCATACCGGCCCGCCTACTACGCCTATTAGAGCCGTATCCGCCCCGATCGCATCCAGTCGGCGCCTCCAAACTGCTGTTGAGAGGCGCCGTTTTTGGACAAGCCAGCCCCCTTCTCGTCGGAATGCGCTCTTGCGTCGTCGCGGAGCCCGCCGGTTGCCAACAAGGATCGGGCTGGCGCCTGCGGATGATCTCGATCCTAAAATCAAGCAATCCGAGGATCGTCGAAACACCCAATACCGCTCAGTGGGTGTGAGCATGGAGGATGCGATGCAAAAACTTGCTTTGGTGTCGCTGGCAGCACTCGGAATGGGTGCGCTGATCGCCGCGGATACCGCTGAGGCCCGTGGTGGCTTTGGCGGCGGTGGCTTCCGAGGCGGCGGATTCGGCGGTGCCGGCTTCCGCGGCGGCGGTGGCTTTGGCGGCGGATTCCGGGGCGGCGGATTCAGTGGTGGCGGCTTTCGCGGTGGCGGTGCCGTCGCAGGCGGCTGGCGCGGCGGCGTTGGCGGCTATCGTGGCGTGGTCGGTGGCTACCGCGGCGGTTTCTACGGCGGGCGCGGCTTCTACGGCGGTCGTGGCTACGGCTACCGCGGGTACGGCTATCGGGGCTACGGATACGGCGTCGGTGCCGGCCTCGCCGGTCTCGCGGTCGGCACGGCCGTCGGGGCTGCGGCCAGTAACTATTACGGCGGCTACGGCTACGACAATGCCGGCTATGGTGGCTACGCTCCCGCCGCCTATGGCTCAAGCTATCCCGCTTACGGATACGGGGGCTGTACCTGCGGCTACTAATTCCACCGCATGAGCGCCAGGCCACTCGGCGGCGGCCGCCATGCGGCGCGCCAATCCGGTGGCGGCTGCCGTGGCCTTCACGATGGGCCCGCGCCGATCCGACGACAACGGCGACGCTCTCGCCCCTCCTGTCGGCCGTCGACCGGGAATCAGATCACGCTACGTAGGAAAATCCCAGCTGACTCAGCGAGATCGCCGACATTTCTAGTCAGGCGTTGAGGACGCCAGGAGCGCCTTGTAGCGCTCGATGGCGGTTCGCGCGTTGAACAACAGGCGGTCCGGTCCGAGTTCCTGATCCAAACCGGCGCGCCACACCCTGTTCAGGACGTCGGGGTTGAGGCCTACGAGCCAAAACGTCATGCTGGTCCGCCGGGCACCATCCCGCAGCATCTGCAGCGCTGAATACTCGATGTCGGGCACACGGCTGAGGTCGAGGGCGACGATACGCGGCTTGTACTCGGCAATGAGCGCCCGGATCCGGTCTGCCACGTTCTGCGCGTTGGCAAAGTACAGGCGCCCCTCCGGGCGCA from Methylobacterium sp. AMS5 carries:
- a CDS encoding AraC family transcriptional regulator, translated to MRQRPPAVVGDIRSHERPSLIGLTRPGVAQAVYLTLVELGANLDELLAEAGLDPLTFDGGRTPVPYVSLGRLIALGAERTGCHHLGLLVGQRATLASLGLLGLLMRHSDTIGGALRALEAHAGVRNWGAVVGLDIDSEVAVLSYCPYGSEAESTALQSERALATITNVVRALDGSDAALLEVLLPRSAPRDTAPYISFFRAPVRYDQETAALVFPTLILERRIKGADPAARGRVEDRIRKLESEQPSTLKDKLREYLQAQVMRQRCKAAHVARLRLVPPRTLRRRLKAEGTTFKQIANEAQFSVAKQLLVNTRMSMAQISAALDFSEPAAFSHAFRRWSGFAPSTWRREHQSKCLGREQDENFDSAQTQQPVR